In bacterium, a genomic segment contains:
- a CDS encoding ATP-binding protein, translated as MNFYPRILENTILDSLQPGKVVLLVGARRVGKTVLINRIAKKYSSDALFLNGEDFDTQAVLEKRSAAHYKSFIGKHSLFIIDEAQKIPHIGQICKLMVDSIAGLRILLTGSSAFDLQNRFGEPLTGRKTTFQLYPLAQEEFSFFENSVETSGRLDEKLVFGNYPEIWQTDDNNKRVAYLKELAEDYLLKDILIYDGIRNAHKLRNLLRLIAFQIGKDVSYQELGRQLGISKNTVEKYLDLLTKVFVLYKVEGLSRNLRKEISKSSRWYFADTGIRNVFTANFTLPSLRQDMGQLWENYIISERLKVIGNNQMHCNTYFWRTYDQQEIDWVEERDGRLHGFEMKWGDSRVRPPVAWRRNYPDATFQVIHPRNYLEWLRSEAKP; from the coding sequence ATGAATTTTTATCCAAGAATCCTGGAAAACACCATCTTAGATTCTCTGCAACCCGGGAAAGTGGTTCTGCTGGTCGGAGCCAGACGGGTTGGGAAAACCGTGTTGATCAACAGAATCGCTAAAAAGTATTCCTCTGATGCACTTTTTCTCAACGGAGAGGATTTTGACACCCAAGCTGTGCTGGAAAAGCGGAGCGCTGCTCATTACAAGAGTTTTATCGGCAAACACTCTCTTTTTATTATTGACGAAGCGCAGAAAATTCCACATATCGGACAGATCTGCAAACTCATGGTTGACAGCATTGCAGGGTTGCGCATATTGCTGACTGGTTCATCAGCTTTTGATTTGCAGAACAGGTTCGGCGAACCCCTTACCGGCAGAAAAACAACGTTTCAACTTTATCCTCTGGCTCAGGAAGAATTCTCATTTTTTGAAAATTCGGTGGAAACCAGTGGCAGGCTCGATGAAAAGCTGGTGTTCGGGAACTATCCTGAAATCTGGCAAACTGATGACAATAATAAACGTGTTGCTTATCTAAAGGAACTTGCTGAAGATTATCTGCTGAAAGACATTCTTATCTACGATGGTATTCGTAATGCCCACAAGCTGCGTAATCTGCTTCGGCTTATTGCTTTTCAAATCGGCAAGGATGTTTCCTATCAGGAGCTGGGCAGACAGTTGGGAATCAGCAAGAATACTGTAGAAAAATATCTTGACCTTTTGACCAAGGTTTTTGTGCTATACAAGGTGGAAGGATTAAGTCGGAATCTTCGAAAAGAGATATCAAAAAGCAGCCGCTGGTATTTTGCGGACACTGGAATCCGCAATGTGTTTACCGCCAATTTCACTTTGCCCTCTCTGAGGCAGGATATGGGACAGTTGTGGGAAAACTATATAATCAGTGAACGGCTAAAGGTGATCGGCAATAACCAGATGCATTGTAATACCTATTTTTGGAGAACCTATGACCAGCAGGAAATTGACTGGGTCGAAGAGCGGGATGGCAGATTGCATGGGTTTGAAATGAAATGGGGTGATTCGCGTGTGCGTCCGCCTGTAGCGTGGCGCAGGAATTATCCTGACGCGACTTTTCAGGTGATTCATCCACGGAATTATCTGGAATGGCTTCGCAGTGAGGCAAAGCCATAA